The uncultured Campylobacter sp. genome segment GATAAAGCGGATAATTTCCGTCTTTGTGATCTAGGATTTTTTAAGCAGCGATCTGTCTAAGAAGATGCTGTTCTCATCCATTATTTTTTGCGCGTTCATTGCTACTCCTTTATAAATTTTTTGCCGATCTGCCTTACGGTCTGAAAACAATCGCCGAATTTTTTCTATCTTTTTAAAATTTTATCCATATTGACGCCATTTTGAGCTGGAATTTTACCTTGCTCGTTTCTTTGCTTGAGCTGTCCGCACGCCGCACTGATATCTAGCCCCTTGCTCTGGCGGATCGTACAGGTAATACCGTGCGCGCATAGATAGTCTTGGAATTTCACCATATTTTCGGGGCTTGGTCTGCCAAAGCTCGAGCCTTCGTGCGGGTTAAAATAGATCAGATTTACTTTTGCGCGGATGCCGTGCAGAAGCTTCACTAGCGTTTTGGCATCGCTTGGGCGATCGTTTACGCCATCGATCATTAGGTATTCAAACATCACGCGCTTTCGCAGATCGATTGGGAACTCGCGCACCGCCTGCATGATCGATGCGATATTGTAGGCGCGATTTATCGGCATTAGTTTTTCACGCAGTTCGTCATCCACTGCATGCAGCGAGATTGCAAGCAGCACGCCAAGATCCATTTCGCCAAGCTTTTTTATCTGCGTAGAAAGTCCGCTCGTACTTATCGTTTGGCGACGCGGCGCTATGGCGAGTCCGTCGTTTTCTTTTAAAATTTGCACGGCTTTGGCAACGTTGTCTAGGTTATTAAGCGGTTCGCCCATCCCCATATATACGACATTGACACGGCGCTCGTACGGGATCGCGTTCATTTTCTTGATGAGCCAAATTTGAGCCACGATCTCGCCTGGAGTTAAATTCCGTACGAAGCCACCTTTTGCTGTCAGGCAAAAGGTGCAGCCAATTTTACAACCCACTTGCGAACTTACGCAGATTGAGTAGCGCGCGTGTCTTACAACTTTTTCGTTTTCATCTCGCAGCTCATCCTTCATCGATAGCAGGACACTTTCTATCGTCTTGCCATCTTTGAGAGCGAAAAGATATTTGATACTGCCATCACTACTTGTTTCGGATCTGACGCATTCAAGTGGATCTAAATAAAAATTTTGAGCTAAGCTTTGACGGATCTCTTTTGGTAGATTTAGCATTTGTGCGAAGTCGTCCACGTTCTTTTTGTAAATCCATTCGTAAATTT includes the following:
- the rlmN gene encoding 23S rRNA (adenine(2503)-C(2))-methyltransferase RlmN; amino-acid sequence: MKNIFDFTMKELENFVEPKFRAKQIYEWIYKKNVDDFAQMLNLPKEIRQSLAQNFYLDPLECVRSETSSDGSIKYLFALKDGKTIESVLLSMKDELRDENEKVVRHARYSICVSSQVGCKIGCTFCLTAKGGFVRNLTPGEIVAQIWLIKKMNAIPYERRVNVVYMGMGEPLNNLDNVAKAVQILKENDGLAIAPRRQTISTSGLSTQIKKLGEMDLGVLLAISLHAVDDELREKLMPINRAYNIASIMQAVREFPIDLRKRVMFEYLMIDGVNDRPSDAKTLVKLLHGIRAKVNLIYFNPHEGSSFGRPSPENMVKFQDYLCAHGITCTIRQSKGLDISAACGQLKQRNEQGKIPAQNGVNMDKILKR